From Thalassotalea euphylliae, the proteins below share one genomic window:
- the ctaD gene encoding cytochrome c oxidase subunit I, which produces MTTDVIHDDHHHGDHHDHKMTGIKRWLYTTNHKDIGTLYLWFSFIMFLTGGAMAMVIRAELFQPGLQIVEPDFFNQMTTVHGLIMVFGAIMPAFTGLANWMIPMMIGAPDMALPRLNNWSFWILPFAFSILLASFFIGGGAPNFGWTFYAPLSTTYSNGSTAFFVFAVHIMGISSIMGAINIVVTIMNMRAPGMTYMKMPLFVWTFFITAYLLVAVMPVLAGVVTMVLTDTYFGTSFFDAAGGGDPVMFQHIFWFFGHPEVYIMILPAFGIVSTTIPAFSRKPLFGYSSMVYATASIAFLSFIVWAHHMFTTGMPLFGELFFMYCTMLIAVPTGVKVFNWVATMWRGAMTFETPMLFSIAFVILFTIGGFSGLMLAMTPVDFQYHDTYFVVAHFHYVLVTGSLFSIFAAAYYWLPKWTGNMYNDALSKWHFWCSLISVNLLFFPMHFLGLAGMPRRIPDYALQFADFNKWVSIGGFAFGLSQLIFLAVVIKCIRGGEKAEAKPWDGAEGLEWTVPSPAPYHTFEKPPKVD; this is translated from the coding sequence ATGACCACTGATGTAATTCATGATGATCACCACCACGGCGACCATCACGATCATAAAATGACGGGTATCAAGCGCTGGCTTTATACCACCAATCATAAAGATATCGGAACCTTGTACTTGTGGTTCTCGTTCATTATGTTTTTAACCGGCGGGGCGATGGCGATGGTTATTCGCGCCGAGTTGTTCCAGCCGGGTTTACAAATAGTCGAGCCAGACTTCTTTAACCAAATGACCACAGTGCATGGTTTGATTATGGTCTTTGGCGCCATTATGCCGGCGTTTACCGGGCTGGCGAACTGGATGATACCTATGATGATAGGTGCGCCTGATATGGCACTGCCACGCTTGAACAACTGGAGCTTTTGGATTCTGCCATTTGCGTTCAGTATTTTACTGGCGTCTTTCTTTATCGGCGGTGGTGCACCCAATTTCGGTTGGACCTTCTATGCACCGCTATCCACCACTTACAGCAATGGCAGCACGGCGTTCTTTGTGTTTGCCGTCCACATCATGGGGATATCCTCCATCATGGGGGCGATTAATATTGTTGTCACCATTATGAATATGCGCGCACCAGGTATGACGTACATGAAAATGCCGCTATTCGTGTGGACTTTCTTTATAACCGCTTATTTGCTGGTGGCGGTAATGCCAGTTTTAGCGGGCGTCGTCACTATGGTGTTAACCGATACTTATTTCGGCACAAGCTTCTTTGATGCTGCTGGTGGTGGTGATCCCGTAATGTTCCAGCATATCTTCTGGTTCTTCGGTCACCCGGAAGTGTACATTATGATTTTGCCGGCCTTCGGTATCGTTTCAACCACCATTCCGGCATTTTCTCGTAAGCCGCTGTTTGGTTACAGCTCTATGGTTTACGCGACAGCATCAATTGCTTTCTTGTCGTTTATCGTCTGGGCGCACCACATGTTTACCACAGGTATGCCGCTCTTCGGTGAGCTGTTCTTTATGTACTGTACTATGCTGATTGCGGTGCCCACCGGGGTTAAGGTGTTTAACTGGGTCGCAACCATGTGGCGGGGGGCAATGACCTTCGAAACGCCCATGTTGTTCTCAATCGCTTTTGTAATTTTATTCACCATAGGTGGCTTCTCTGGCTTGATGTTGGCGATGACACCGGTTGACTTCCAATATCACGACACCTATTTCGTTGTTGCTCATTTCCACTACGTGCTGGTCACTGGCTCGTTATTTTCGATTTTTGCTGCCGCTTATTATTGGTTGCCGAAATGGACGGGCAATATGTACAACGATGCGCTGAGTAAATGGCATTTCTGGTGTTCACTGATTTCCGTCAATCTGCTCTTTTTCCCAATGCATTTCTTAGGGTTAGCAGGTATGCCTCGCCGTATTCCTGACTACGCACTGCAATTTGCTGACTTTAATAAATGGGTCAGTATTGGTGGTTTTGCATTTGGTTTATCACAGCTTATTTTCTTGGCGGTTGTCATTAAATGTATTCGCGGCGGTGAAAAAGCAGAAGCAAAACCTTGGGATGGTGCAGAAGGGTTGGAATGGACTGTGCCTTCACCTGCGCCTTACCACACCTTTGAAAAACCACCAAAAGTCGATTAA
- a CDS encoding COX15/CtaA family protein: MFAVRRLVFVSILLALVVVSLGAYTRLTHAGLGCPDWPGCYGLIDVPQTQAQIAKAEAAFPERPVEVQKAWNEMIHRYFAGALGLLILWIAIASVKQRKQGIPVVLPLVILGIVTFQALLGMWTVTMKLMPVVVMAHLLGGFTTLCLLFLLYLRLSNYRIPGGDWSIKKYARFGLVGVGLLTVQIALGGWTSSNYAALHCTELPICQSGWVEQLTFDNSFDLIPPEKATYEFGHLDHDERITIHVMHRIGAIVTFIYLTWLALTIRRKAQSSFFQTVPVVLLVILLIQVALGVSNVVMSLPLGIAVSHNVVAACLMMVLITLTYSLQRKT, from the coding sequence ATGTTCGCAGTAAGACGTTTAGTTTTTGTCAGTATTCTTTTGGCTCTAGTGGTGGTGAGTTTAGGGGCTTATACCCGTTTAACGCACGCCGGTCTTGGCTGCCCTGATTGGCCTGGTTGTTATGGCCTTATTGATGTGCCGCAAACTCAAGCGCAAATTGCTAAGGCAGAAGCGGCTTTTCCCGAGCGACCTGTCGAAGTGCAAAAAGCGTGGAACGAGATGATTCATCGCTATTTTGCTGGCGCTTTAGGGTTGTTGATTTTGTGGATAGCGATAGCGTCGGTCAAACAGCGAAAGCAGGGCATTCCCGTTGTTCTGCCGCTGGTTATTTTAGGCATCGTCACTTTTCAAGCGTTACTCGGCATGTGGACAGTCACCATGAAATTGATGCCGGTGGTGGTGATGGCGCATCTGTTGGGCGGCTTTACAACCTTATGCCTACTCTTTTTACTGTATTTGAGGTTGAGCAATTACCGTATCCCCGGCGGTGATTGGTCGATAAAAAAATATGCGCGCTTTGGCTTAGTGGGTGTGGGGCTGCTGACCGTGCAGATTGCATTGGGCGGTTGGACATCGTCAAACTATGCCGCATTGCATTGCACTGAGTTACCGATTTGTCAGTCGGGCTGGGTTGAGCAACTGACCTTTGACAACTCATTTGATTTAATTCCGCCTGAAAAAGCGACCTACGAATTTGGTCACTTAGATCATGATGAACGCATCACTATCCATGTTATGCATCGCATTGGCGCTATCGTCACGTTTATCTACCTTACTTGGTTAGCGTTAACTATTAGGCGCAAAGCACAAAGCTCGTTCTTTCAAACCGTACCAGTAGTGCTTTTGGTGATCTTGTTGATTCAGGTGGCATTAGGTGTGAGCAATGTGGTGATGTCACTGCCGCTGGGTATCGCGGTGAGCCACAATGTTGTTGCGGCATGCTTAATGATGGTGCTCATCACCTTAACTTATAGT
- a CDS encoding DUF2909 domain-containing protein, whose protein sequence is MLLKILIIGLLAWMVYNLFRALMIMNKQDPNGPPMSKFIGRRVLTSVIIVLLLLLAILTGVITPNPRPM, encoded by the coding sequence ATGCTATTAAAAATACTCATTATCGGTTTACTCGCTTGGATGGTTTACAACTTATTCCGCGCGCTAATGATCATGAATAAGCAAGACCCGAATGGCCCACCTATGTCGAAGTTTATTGGTCGTCGAGTATTAACTTCTGTCATCATTGTGCTGCTATTACTACTCGCTATTTTGACTGGTGTTATCACGCCAAACCCACGCCCAATGTAG
- a CDS encoding SURF1 family protein: MIKLPLIQSSSFSLLWLVVTLLVFSALIKLGLWQRDRAEQKEQRLIRIEQLMGAEPKPLHQLLNSISKVDVDNLSASAGEKARNEILNDQPVRLNGVFNEEVLLLLDNQTLNGQLGYRVYQVFYHQQQLPVLINLGWVSGSRNRSELPAIQPITGYHQLVGNIRIIEPSLVLAEQTFDKPNMPLRVQQIELDKLSDLLGVQLQPFAIYLDSSESIGYQKTWQPIVMPPAKHRGYAFQWFSLAAAWLMLMIWAAVKNNKKVVSDAD; the protein is encoded by the coding sequence GTGATTAAACTGCCATTGATACAGTCCAGTTCATTCTCACTGCTTTGGCTAGTGGTTACCTTGCTGGTTTTTTCAGCATTAATCAAGCTAGGGCTTTGGCAGCGCGATCGCGCTGAGCAGAAAGAGCAGCGATTAATACGTATTGAACAGTTGATGGGTGCCGAGCCAAAACCACTACACCAGCTACTTAATAGTATCAGCAAGGTGGATGTTGATAACTTGAGCGCTTCAGCTGGCGAAAAAGCGCGTAATGAAATACTTAACGATCAGCCGGTACGACTAAACGGGGTATTTAATGAAGAGGTTTTATTGCTATTGGACAACCAAACGTTAAATGGTCAATTAGGGTATCGTGTATATCAGGTTTTTTACCACCAGCAGCAGCTCCCTGTGTTGATCAATTTAGGCTGGGTGAGTGGTAGTCGAAATCGCAGTGAATTACCCGCGATTCAACCGATAACGGGATACCATCAATTGGTAGGTAATATCCGCATTATCGAACCAAGTCTAGTGCTTGCCGAGCAAACCTTTGACAAGCCAAATATGCCGCTCAGAGTACAACAAATTGAGCTAGATAAACTGTCTGACTTACTGGGTGTGCAATTGCAACCCTTTGCCATTTATCTTGATAGTAGTGAAAGCATTGGCTATCAAAAAACATGGCAACCCATTGTTATGCCGCCAGCCAAGCATCGCGGCTACGCATTTCAGTGGTTTAGCCTAGCGGCAGCCTGGTTAATGTTGATGATTTGGGCTGCGGTTAAAAATAATAAGAAGGTGGTATCAGATGCAGACTGA
- the coxB gene encoding cytochrome c oxidase subunit II produces MFSSTAWAEMELNLTKGVTAISNEVYDLHMLVLWICTVIGILVFGAMFWSMVFHRKSKGVKPATFHESTKVEILWTAIPIVILVAMAVPATSTLIEMEDNDNSDITILVTGSQWKWHYKYFDQGIEFYSVLSTPVEVYDNRDGSAQKKGQNYLLEVDKPLVIPTNKKVRFLITSDDVIHSWWVPAFAVKQDANPGFINEAWTRVDEPGVYRGQCAELCGRLHGFMPIVVEVKSEADYTAWISEQQQLIADAKAAEAASLNANVSMDELMQLGETTYTAYCAACHQPSGLGLPPAFPALKDSVVATDPNQIDQHITIILNGKNAMPAFGKQLSLKEVAAVVTYERNAWGNNTGESVQASDVNVLASGASVSAAAEQATDAMQQVASTATSAVDSSEPAATEDLSKQYTLDELTTQGEAVYMKACVACHQPTGAGLPPAFPSLIGSPMILGDVTAHIDMVYNGSKKNPAMQAFSGQLTKTEIAAVVTYERNAWGNNTGDVVQPADVDAVSVK; encoded by the coding sequence ATGTTTTCCAGCACAGCTTGGGCGGAGATGGAGCTGAACTTGACCAAGGGGGTCACAGCGATCAGTAACGAGGTTTATGATCTTCATATGCTGGTGCTGTGGATATGTACCGTGATTGGTATTTTGGTGTTCGGCGCTATGTTTTGGTCGATGGTGTTCCATCGCAAATCTAAAGGTGTTAAGCCTGCAACTTTCCATGAAAGCACTAAAGTAGAAATACTTTGGACTGCAATTCCTATTGTTATTCTCGTTGCCATGGCGGTGCCCGCCACGAGCACATTAATTGAAATGGAAGATAATGATAACTCAGATATCACCATTTTAGTCACTGGCTCGCAATGGAAATGGCACTACAAGTATTTTGACCAAGGTATTGAGTTCTATTCGGTGCTTTCGACACCAGTAGAGGTATATGACAATCGTGATGGCAGTGCTCAAAAAAAAGGTCAAAATTACTTATTGGAAGTAGATAAGCCGTTAGTTATTCCCACTAATAAAAAAGTTCGTTTCTTGATTACCTCAGATGACGTTATTCACTCGTGGTGGGTGCCAGCATTTGCCGTTAAGCAAGATGCTAACCCTGGCTTTATCAACGAAGCATGGACGCGGGTAGATGAGCCTGGTGTGTATCGCGGACAGTGTGCGGAGCTATGCGGTAGACTCCATGGTTTTATGCCAATTGTTGTTGAAGTTAAATCAGAGGCTGATTATACCGCTTGGATCAGTGAACAGCAGCAATTGATTGCCGATGCCAAGGCCGCCGAGGCCGCGTCACTCAATGCGAATGTGTCGATGGACGAGCTCATGCAATTAGGTGAAACCACTTACACCGCTTATTGTGCTGCTTGTCACCAACCGTCAGGTTTGGGCTTGCCACCAGCATTCCCTGCACTGAAAGACAGCGTGGTCGCCACCGATCCAAACCAAATTGACCAGCATATTACTATTATCTTGAACGGCAAGAATGCGATGCCAGCGTTTGGCAAGCAATTGTCGTTAAAAGAAGTCGCCGCTGTCGTGACATACGAGCGTAACGCTTGGGGTAACAATACTGGTGAGAGTGTACAAGCAAGCGATGTAAATGTACTTGCCAGTGGCGCAAGTGTGTCGGCAGCTGCGGAGCAAGCAACGGATGCGATGCAACAAGTAGCGAGTACAGCTACTAGCGCCGTTGACAGTAGCGAGCCAGCAGCCACAGAAGATCTATCGAAACAGTACACGCTTGATGAACTGACGACCCAAGGTGAAGCGGTTTATATGAAAGCTTGTGTGGCGTGCCATCAACCCACAGGTGCCGGTTTGCCACCAGCATTCCCGTCACTCATCGGTAGCCCGATGATTTTGGGTGATGTTACCGCTCATATTGATATGGTGTACAACGGTAGTAAGAAAAATCCCGCTATGCAGGCATTTAGCGGTCAGCTGACGAAAACAGAAATTGCCGCCGTGGTGACTTACGAGCGAAATGCTTGGGGTAATAACACGGGTGATGTCGTGCAACCTGCAGACGTAGACGCGGTAAGTGTTAAATAG
- a CDS encoding condensin complex protein MksE yields the protein MSDRIVESTIVESKTEESKALESTALERTALERTAVYSFDEIPYTKSAEIYRLFAQGKVLNKQRYDDVQGCLVDDDLFTLVFQKITHFTLFFKHMGYELKFDEQGDFYYTQDLRDISNDESDDNAMKIQAVILFIGRYYATIGDLAQLADPMFGLKEVDVDALKQDDMLASSLKALRLENWDKALEYLTSRNLIFRIAKDKYVFSNAAMTFLHRLIDAHTEFVNQD from the coding sequence GTGTCAGATAGGATTGTGGAAAGTACGATCGTCGAGAGTAAAACTGAAGAAAGCAAAGCCCTTGAAAGCACGGCCCTTGAACGGACTGCCCTTGAAAGAACAGCTGTGTACAGTTTTGATGAGATCCCATACACCAAAAGCGCCGAGATTTACCGCTTGTTCGCGCAAGGCAAAGTGTTAAACAAACAACGCTACGACGATGTCCAAGGTTGTCTGGTGGACGATGATTTATTTACCTTAGTGTTCCAAAAAATTACCCACTTCACGCTGTTTTTCAAACACATGGGTTATGAATTGAAATTTGATGAGCAAGGTGACTTTTACTACACCCAAGACTTACGCGATATCAGTAATGACGAGTCAGACGACAATGCTATGAAAATACAGGCGGTTATCCTGTTTATTGGCCGTTATTACGCAACTATCGGCGATCTTGCACAGCTAGCCGATCCCATGTTCGGTTTGAAAGAGGTGGATGTTGATGCCCTAAAACAAGATGATATGTTGGCCAGCTCGTTAAAGGCACTAAGGCTGGAAAACTGGGATAAAGCACTAGAATACCTGACCAGCAGAAACCTGATATTTAGGATCGCAAAAGACAAATATGTTTTTAGCAATGCCGCAATGACGTTTTTACATCGCCTGATTGACGCTCATACCGAATTTGTTAATCAAGACTAG
- the lexA gene encoding transcriptional repressor LexA: MKPLTARQSQIFELIKDKIADTGMPPTRAEIASFFGFKSANAAEEHLKALAKKGYIEMLPGTSRGIRLADAFVAESGLPLIGRVAAGEPILAQEHVEDRYQIDGNLFQPAADYLLRVNGESMKDIGIMDGDLLAVHQTTDVHNGQVIVARVEDDVTVKRFKREGNVVYLHAENEEFAPIEVDLSSQHFNVEGIAVGVIRNADWM, translated from the coding sequence ATGAAGCCATTAACCGCACGACAATCTCAAATTTTTGAGCTTATCAAAGACAAAATTGCTGATACTGGTATGCCACCAACGCGCGCTGAAATTGCTAGCTTTTTTGGTTTCAAATCAGCGAATGCCGCTGAAGAGCATTTAAAAGCGCTGGCGAAAAAAGGCTATATTGAAATGCTGCCTGGTACCTCTCGTGGAATTCGATTAGCGGATGCTTTCGTGGCGGAGTCTGGCTTGCCCTTAATTGGTCGTGTTGCTGCCGGTGAGCCTATTTTGGCGCAAGAGCATGTGGAAGATCGCTACCAAATAGACGGTAACTTATTTCAACCCGCCGCCGATTATCTTTTGCGGGTCAACGGTGAAAGTATGAAAGATATCGGTATTATGGACGGCGATCTACTGGCGGTGCATCAAACAACCGATGTGCATAACGGGCAAGTGATTGTTGCGCGAGTTGAAGATGATGTAACGGTAAAACGCTTTAAACGTGAAGGTAACGTCGTCTATCTACACGCTGAAAATGAGGAATTTGCACCGATTGAGGTTGATTTAAGTAGCCAACACTTCAATGTTGAAGGTATCGCTGTTGGCGTGATCCGTAATGCAGATTGGATGTAG
- a CDS encoding cytochrome c oxidase subunit 3 translates to MTTKDYENYYVPAQSHWPIVGAIALFLIAIGAGQYVSTLASGESSWGGWVLLAGIATCIYMVHGWFSNVIDESMSGMYSRQLDNSFKQGMSWFIFSEVMFFAAFFGALFYARIFAVPWLDGAGNNAMTGEVLWPEFTASWPLLKTPDGTETTAMGWYGLPLINTMILLTSSVTAHFAHVALEQDKRKQLKVWLGLTILLGLIFLVLQVEEYAHAYSDEMRLYLDSGIYGNTFFMLTGFHGLHVTLGTIMLIVVFLRILKGHFTAKNHFAFQAASWYWHFVDVVWVLLFFFVYIL, encoded by the coding sequence ATGACAACAAAAGATTATGAAAATTACTATGTACCAGCGCAAAGCCATTGGCCGATCGTTGGGGCAATCGCGCTATTTTTGATTGCCATTGGCGCAGGACAATATGTATCAACCTTGGCTAGCGGCGAGTCTAGTTGGGGTGGTTGGGTGCTTTTGGCGGGTATCGCCACTTGCATTTACATGGTTCATGGCTGGTTTAGCAATGTCATTGATGAGTCTATGTCTGGCATGTACAGCAGGCAGCTGGATAATTCATTCAAGCAAGGCATGAGCTGGTTTATTTTCTCTGAAGTGATGTTTTTCGCGGCGTTTTTCGGGGCGTTATTTTATGCACGCATATTTGCTGTACCTTGGTTAGACGGCGCAGGTAACAACGCCATGACAGGTGAGGTGTTATGGCCAGAATTTACGGCTTCATGGCCGTTGTTAAAAACCCCTGATGGTACGGAAACAACGGCGATGGGCTGGTATGGCTTACCATTGATTAACACTATGATACTACTGACTTCATCCGTTACCGCTCACTTTGCCCACGTAGCGTTAGAACAAGACAAACGCAAACAGTTGAAAGTGTGGTTAGGGTTAACCATTTTACTCGGCTTAATCTTCTTGGTGTTGCAAGTCGAAGAATATGCACATGCCTATTCAGATGAGATGAGACTTTATTTAGATAGCGGCATTTATGGCAACACTTTCTTTATGCTCACTGGTTTCCACGGCCTGCATGTCACGCTCGGTACTATCATGCTTATTGTCGTCTTCTTACGTATTTTAAAAGGGCATTTTACGGCTAAGAATCACTTTGCGTTCCAAGCAGCCAGTTGGTACTGGCACTTTGTTGATGTGGTTTGGGTGTTACTGTTTTTCTTTGTTTATATTTTATAA
- a CDS encoding cytochrome c oxidase assembly protein — protein sequence MTNAPAQNIQRTAKKLVLVVFAMFGFGFAMVPLYDVFCEITGLNGKTADTAAQLNDKGVDESRLVTVQFISHLAKGIPWQFEPMVREIQVHPGEMKLVKFYAKNESQNPIIGQAVPSVSPGQAALYFQKIECFCFNHQPLQASEDVEMALQFYVDPELPDHISTLTLSYTLYDVTASADS from the coding sequence ATGACGAACGCACCAGCGCAAAACATTCAAAGAACGGCAAAAAAACTCGTCTTAGTCGTGTTTGCCATGTTTGGTTTTGGGTTTGCGATGGTGCCTTTGTACGACGTGTTTTGTGAAATTACCGGATTGAACGGTAAAACAGCGGATACTGCTGCGCAGCTTAATGACAAAGGCGTTGATGAGAGCCGACTTGTTACTGTGCAGTTTATCAGCCACCTTGCCAAAGGTATTCCATGGCAATTTGAGCCTATGGTCCGTGAAATACAAGTGCATCCCGGTGAAATGAAATTAGTGAAATTCTACGCAAAAAATGAATCACAAAACCCAATTATTGGCCAGGCGGTGCCTTCGGTATCGCCCGGTCAAGCGGCACTTTATTTTCAGAAAATAGAGTGTTTTTGCTTTAATCATCAGCCGTTACAAGCCAGTGAAGATGTTGAAATGGCGTTGCAGTTTTATGTTGACCCAGAGTTGCCGGATCACATCTCAACGTTAACCTTGTCTTACACTTTGTATGATGTGACTGCAAGTGCCGATTCATAA